The stretch of DNA CCGGCGCCATGTATGTCCTGCTAAGAAGAGAAAAACGCCGCGGCCCTTTCGACGTCCTCCAAGGCGCAAAGCGCCGGGATTAATGAGCGCGGCCAAAAGAACGAGGCGGCGAGGTTTTCTCGCCGCCCGTTGTCTCGGACCGTTGCGAACCTTAGATCTTGCCCTGTAGAAAGAATGCGATCACGAGTGCGTACAGGGTCAGCGCTTCGATGAAGGCGAGGCCGATGATCATCGGGGTGAATATCGCGCCCGCGCTGTTGGGATTGCGGCCGATTGATTCCATCGCCGACGCGGCCATGCGGCCCTGGCCGAGCGCCGAGCCGAACGCCGCGATGCCGATGCCGATATTCGCGGCCAGCGCGATGAGTCCCGCACGCCATTCGCCCCCCGCTTCGGCGGGTCCCGCGCCCTGCTGCGCGAGCGCGAGCAGCGGCGAGGTCAGGATCGCGATCCCGACCAGGGTGGTGATTGTTCCGAGTTTCCGAATCATGTTCCGAGTTCTCCTTCGCTATCGGGCCTCGTCAGCGCCGCGCGCCACCTCTCCTCATCTACCACCACCGTTTGCGGGCGCGAGCCGGGCCGCGTGAAAGCCTAGTGATGACTGGCAGCCAGTCGCACGTAACTCATCGAGAGCACGGCAAAGATGATCGCCTGGATAATGCAGACGATCGAGCCGAGCGCGTAGAAAGCCAGCGGGACGATGAGCTTCGTCAGTCCCGTGAAGATGCTGAGCACGGTATGGTCGGCGAACATGTTCGCGTAAAGACGAATACCGAGCGAGAACGGACGAAACAGGTTGTCAGCGAGCTCAATCGGCAGCATCAGCGGCGCCAGGAACAGAACAGGGCCGAGGAAGCTACGCAGGTAAAACACGCCCTGACTGCGAAAGCCCTGGTAGATGTAATAGCCGAAACTGACCGTGCCGAGCGCGAACGTGAGATCGGAATTTCCGGTCGGCGGCTCCATCCCCGGGATCAAACCGAAGAAATTCGCGAACAGTATGAACATGAAGAGCGAGCCGAAGAACGGCACCATCGCGCGGTAACCATGAGTTTCCATCGCGGATGCAGTAAAGCCGTCGAACCACTCGACCATCACCTCGCATGCATGACGCAGCGTGAAACCTTCGTCGGGAAGCAGCGGATCGGTCGCGGCGGCGAGCGAGCTGCGCGCCATGATCCCGACGACGATCAGGATGCCCATGACGATCCAGGTCCCGACGATGACCTCGGGGATTTTTCCGCCGCCGATCAGTTCGAGGAAGTTTATCGATTTCGGCAAAGGCTCTCTCCGCGCACTCAGGCCGGTTGGCCGAGCGCAGCACGTCCGGTTTCAATAATGATGGCCGCCATCTGAGTCAAGACTCCGGCACCAAAGCCAAGACCGTCGATATGCCCGTGGCGGAAGACAAGGTACACGAGTCCGACGACGATCAGCATCTTGAGCGGAACCGCGGCGACGCCGAGCCGGGCCGCGCTGCCAGAAATTCCCGCGCCCGCCGCGGCCAACAGCAGACCACCGAGCGCACTCAGCACCCACAGATTGGCGACCACGACGAAGCCGCCGATTAGGCATCCGATCGCGGCGCTGGGCGAGTCGAGTATCGCGAGCGCCGTTGTCGCGACCGCGACCAGGACCACGTTCGTCCGCTGGATTGCGGCGATGGTGGGAATCCGCCCCGAGAGTGTCATCTCACGAACTCTTGTTGTCGCGCTGAAACGCCGAAAGCTCCGTGATGAGCCGGTAGAATCCAGCGAACATCCCGAGCAGAAACATCACGAGCGTGATGTAGGGGTCGGTGTGAAAGTGCAGGTCGGCGTAATGGCCGATAATCGCGCCCGCGATCATGGGCCCCGCGAACTCCCATCCGATTGCGGCCATCCGCGCCATCTTGCCGGTGCTCAGCGCCATTGCGGCTAAGCTTCGCCCGGCACGGCAGTATCGCGCAAGCCCAACAGCGCATCGCGCGCCGCAGTGATCGTCTGGTCTATGATTTCGTCGGTATGCGCCATCGAGAGGAACATCGCCTCGAACTGCGAGGGCGGTAAGTTGATGCCGCGCTCGAGCATCGCGTGGAAAAATCGCGCGAAGAGTTTCGTGTCGGACTTGCGCGCATCATCGGCGTCGTTGCACTGAGACGAAATTCCAACGAAAGGCGTGAGCAGCGATCCGGCGCGATTGATCGTGCAAGCGACGCCGACTTTCGCGAACGCCTCGCGAAACCCAGCTTCAAGTCGCGCTCCGGCCGCATCGAGCGCGTCGTAAGGCTGCGTTTCCTGGAGAATCTTGAGCGTCTCGAGGCCGGCGCGCACCGAAAGCGGATTGCCCGAGAGCGTTCCGGCTTGATAAACGGGCCCCTTCGGCGCGAGCAGATCCATCACTCGAGCAGTGCCGGCGACCGCGCCGACCGGCATCCCGCCGCCGATGATCTTGCCGAGCATCACAAGGTCGGGCTCGATTCCCATCGACTCGGATACCGCACCGAAACGAAATCGAAATCCGCTGATGACTTCGTCGCTGATCAGGAGCGCGCCATTGCGATGCGCAAGGTCGGCGAGCTCTCGGAGAAAATTCGGCAGCGGATTTACGACCCC from Candidatus Binataceae bacterium encodes:
- the atpB gene encoding F0F1 ATP synthase subunit A, which encodes MPKSINFLELIGGGKIPEVIVGTWIVMGILIVVGIMARSSLAAATDPLLPDEGFTLRHACEVMVEWFDGFTASAMETHGYRAMVPFFGSLFMFILFANFFGLIPGMEPPTGNSDLTFALGTVSFGYYIYQGFRSQGVFYLRSFLGPVLFLAPLMLPIELADNLFRPFSLGIRLYANMFADHTVLSIFTGLTKLIVPLAFYALGSIVCIIQAIIFAVLSMSYVRLAASHH
- a CDS encoding AtpZ/AtpI family protein; this encodes MALSTGKMARMAAIGWEFAGPMIAGAIIGHYADLHFHTDPYITLVMFLLGMFAGFYRLITELSAFQRDNKSS
- a CDS encoding ATP synthase subunit I, which encodes MTLSGRIPTIAAIQRTNVVLVAVATTALAILDSPSAAIGCLIGGFVVVANLWVLSALGGLLLAAAGAGISGSAARLGVAAVPLKMLIVVGLVYLVFRHGHIDGLGFGAGVLTQMAAIIIETGRAALGQPA
- a CDS encoding ATP synthase F0 subunit C, with protein sequence MIRKLGTITTLVGIAILTSPLLALAQQGAGPAEAGGEWRAGLIALAANIGIGIAAFGSALGQGRMAASAMESIGRNPNSAGAIFTPMIIGLAFIEALTLYALVIAFFLQGKI
- the hemL gene encoding glutamate-1-semialdehyde 2,1-aminomutase; this translates as MKTLAAKTSRELFNRASVKIPGAVNSPVRAWSAVGGAPLFIKSARGARVIDADDRDFIDYVCSYGPAILGHAHPRVVAAIADQAKLGLGFGAPTEIEVELAELISSAIKSAERVRLVSSGTEAGMTAIRLARAATGRSKIVKFDGCYHGHSDSLLVKAGSGGMTLGIPDSGGVPAELAELTMVARYNSVESVERLFAAERGSIAAVIVEPIAANMGVVNPLPNFLRELADLAHRNGALLISDEVISGFRFRFGAVSESMGIEPDLVMLGKIIGGGMPVGAVAGTARVMDLLAPKGPVYQAGTLSGNPLSVRAGLETLKILQETQPYDALDAAGARLEAGFREAFAKVGVACTINRAGSLLTPFVGISSQCNDADDARKSDTKLFARFFHAMLERGINLPPSQFEAMFLSMAHTDEIIDQTITAARDALLGLRDTAVPGEA